One genomic region from SAR92 clade bacterium H455 encodes:
- the tkt gene encoding transketolase: MASRRELANAVRALSMDAVQQANSGHPGAPMGMADIAEVLWNDYLSHNPADPTWVNRDRFVLSNGHGSMLLYSLLHLTGYDLPIEEIKNFRQLHSKTPGHPEYGYAPGVETTTGPLGQGISNATGMALAEKVLAAQFNRPGHDIVDHQTYTFLGDGCLMEGISHEVCSLAGTLKLGKLTAFYDDNGISIDGEVEGWFSDDTAARFEAYGWHVIANVDGHDSDAIKTAIEQAHAETDKPTLICCKTIIGFGSPNKQGKEDCHGAALGVDEVALTREALGWTHGPFEIPDEHYAGWDGVAKGTAAQTAWASQFEEYRAEFPELAAEFERRTRGDLPEDFNAQADAYIQQCQDNMEKVASRKASQNCLNTYGPMLPELLGGSADLAGSNLTIWSGSKDISGDNADGNYIYYGVREFGMSAMMNGIALHGGFVNYGATFLMFMEYARNAVRMSALMGIQSIFVYTHDSIGLGEDGPTHQPVEQLSALRSTPNLHTWRPCDTVESAVCWKSAIVRRDGPSALVFSRQGLAPMPRSTQQVADIERGGYILRDCDAPQAVVIATGSEVELAMIAAEQLAEQGTQVRVVSMPCAEIFSAQDADYREAVLPAALRARVAVEALHADYWYKFVGLDGRVVGMTSFGESAPGGALMKEFGFTVENVVANIVEAIG, translated from the coding sequence ATGGCCTCACGTAGAGAGCTTGCAAATGCTGTTCGCGCCCTCAGTATGGATGCTGTTCAACAGGCTAATAGTGGCCATCCAGGTGCCCCAATGGGCATGGCAGATATTGCTGAAGTTCTCTGGAATGACTATCTTAGCCATAATCCAGCTGATCCAACCTGGGTCAACCGAGACCGCTTTGTGCTCTCCAATGGCCACGGCTCGATGCTGCTCTACTCCCTGTTGCACCTCACAGGCTATGACTTGCCAATTGAGGAAATCAAAAATTTCCGTCAGTTGCACTCTAAGACTCCTGGTCACCCTGAATACGGTTATGCCCCCGGCGTTGAAACCACCACTGGCCCCCTCGGTCAAGGTATCAGTAACGCCACCGGTATGGCCCTGGCTGAGAAAGTTCTCGCCGCGCAGTTCAACCGTCCTGGTCACGATATTGTCGACCACCAAACTTACACCTTCCTCGGTGATGGCTGTTTGATGGAAGGTATTTCCCATGAAGTTTGCTCGCTGGCTGGCACCTTAAAGCTCGGCAAATTAACCGCGTTTTACGATGACAACGGCATCTCCATTGACGGTGAAGTTGAAGGCTGGTTTAGCGATGACACAGCAGCGCGCTTCGAAGCCTACGGCTGGCATGTGATTGCTAACGTCGACGGTCATGATAGCGACGCGATTAAAACGGCCATAGAACAGGCCCATGCCGAGACTGACAAGCCAACTTTAATTTGCTGCAAAACCATTATTGGTTTTGGTTCACCCAACAAGCAGGGTAAAGAAGATTGTCACGGTGCCGCGCTGGGCGTTGACGAGGTGGCACTGACTCGCGAAGCTCTGGGCTGGACTCATGGTCCTTTCGAGATTCCCGACGAGCACTACGCCGGCTGGGATGGCGTTGCTAAAGGCACTGCTGCGCAGACTGCTTGGGCTAGCCAGTTTGAAGAGTACCGCGCTGAGTTTCCGGAACTGGCTGCAGAGTTTGAGCGGCGTACCCGTGGTGATCTGCCAGAAGACTTTAATGCACAGGCTGATGCCTATATTCAGCAGTGCCAGGACAATATGGAAAAGGTTGCCTCGCGCAAAGCGTCTCAGAACTGCCTCAATACCTATGGCCCAATGTTGCCAGAACTGCTCGGCGGTTCCGCGGATCTGGCCGGTTCTAATCTGACCATCTGGTCTGGTTCAAAGGACATTAGTGGCGACAATGCTGACGGCAACTACATCTATTACGGCGTCCGTGAATTCGGCATGAGCGCAATGATGAACGGTATCGCCCTCCACGGCGGCTTTGTTAACTACGGCGCCACCTTCCTAATGTTTATGGAATATGCCCGCAACGCAGTACGGATGTCAGCGCTGATGGGTATTCAAAGCATTTTTGTTTACACCCATGACTCAATCGGTCTCGGCGAAGACGGCCCAACTCACCAGCCCGTAGAGCAGCTCAGTGCTTTGCGCTCCACGCCGAACCTGCATACTTGGCGCCCCTGTGACACCGTGGAATCTGCAGTCTGCTGGAAGAGCGCCATTGTTCGTCGCGACGGACCCAGTGCTCTGGTATTTAGTCGTCAAGGTCTGGCACCTATGCCACGCAGCACGCAGCAGGTTGCAGATATCGAACGCGGTGGTTATATCCTCCGGGATTGCGATGCGCCCCAGGCGGTTGTTATTGCCACAGGTTCAGAAGTTGAGTTGGCTATGATTGCCGCTGAGCAGTTAGCGGAGCAGGGCACTCAGGTGCGTGTTGTCTCTATGCCCTGTGCCGAGATCTTCTCTGCTCAGGACGCTGACTACCGCGAAGCTGTCTTGCCAGCAGCACTGAGAGCTCGTGTTGCGGTTGAAGCATTGCACGCTGACTACTGGTACAAGTTTGTCGGTCTCGACGGTCGTGTTGTTGGCATGACTAGCTTCGGTGAGTCTGCTCCTGGCGGCGCACTGATGAAAGAGTTTGGTTTCACTGTTGAAAATGTGGTGGCCAATATTGTTGAGGCCATCGGCTAG
- a CDS encoding helix-turn-helix domain-containing protein: MAILWYIAATMTFNLTLVLCDNMLVSSTTLAAEIFQFAEAMARASRAPHTKLNLRWVSIDGKPVMTSAGFRLTPTHSIDDSFTSDLIHIPALWRNPRPAVMKNLACIPWLQEQHQRNSSFTAVGTGVCFLAEAGLLDDKPATTHWHYFDQLQRSYPKVKLARQHFTTQAGNIFCAASINAMAELIMHQVERIFGHVIARQAQRNFFHEIRNLTEPLNLGDQHKTHSDEAIVQAQMWIQDNLSKQLTVPELAAQFGMSTRTFNRRFVAAVAMTPGDYLTDVRMTFACDLLKNTDLTILGIAGYSGYNDASWFSSRFKHWSGNSPKEYRNTVRGKLFSTEMT; the protein is encoded by the coding sequence TTGGCCATTTTATGGTATATTGCCGCCACTATGACCTTTAATCTAACGCTTGTACTCTGTGACAATATGCTTGTCTCCAGCACCACCTTGGCGGCAGAAATTTTCCAATTTGCCGAAGCCATGGCCCGTGCCAGCAGAGCACCTCACACGAAACTGAATCTGCGCTGGGTCAGTATCGATGGCAAGCCAGTAATGACTTCTGCCGGTTTTCGGCTAACACCAACCCACTCTATAGACGACAGCTTTACCAGTGATCTTATTCATATCCCAGCTCTGTGGCGCAATCCACGCCCAGCGGTAATGAAGAATCTGGCTTGTATCCCCTGGCTGCAGGAGCAGCATCAGCGCAATAGCAGCTTTACTGCTGTAGGTACAGGTGTCTGTTTTTTGGCTGAGGCGGGGCTACTCGACGATAAACCGGCGACCACTCACTGGCACTACTTTGACCAGCTGCAGCGCAGCTACCCGAAGGTGAAGCTGGCGCGCCAACATTTCACCACTCAGGCCGGCAATATTTTTTGCGCCGCAAGCATCAATGCTATGGCTGAACTAATCATGCATCAGGTAGAGCGGATTTTTGGTCACGTGATTGCGCGTCAGGCGCAACGTAATTTTTTCCATGAGATTCGAAATTTAACTGAGCCGCTAAACTTGGGGGACCAGCATAAGACGCACAGCGACGAAGCTATAGTCCAGGCACAGATGTGGATTCAGGATAATCTCAGCAAGCAGTTGACGGTACCTGAATTAGCGGCGCAATTTGGTATGAGCACAAGAACGTTTAATCGGCGTTTTGTCGCAGCTGTGGCAATGACCCCAGGGGATTATCTGACGGATGTGCGTATGACCTTTGCCTGTGATCTGTTAAAGAATACAGATTTGACGATTTTGGGGATTGCGGGCTATAGCGGCTACAACGATGCCAGTTGGTTTTCGTCGCGCTTTAAGCACTGGTCTGGCAATAGCCCGAAGGAGTATCGCAACACCGTGCGGGGGAAGCTATTTTCCACCGAGATGACTTGA
- a CDS encoding metalloregulator ArsR/SmtB family transcription factor: MNNLSHFDSQPRSTTDTGAITALCKAAGDPLRMQVLKVLQQNAYGVLELCQVFDIRQSAMSHHLKILANAGLVATRREGTTIFYRRNESHPDTDLQALQHVLFQTIDDAALDPALRTRLESINTERSAASVAFFNQNAARFEENQDLIASWSDYGESVESFLDSSIAARHSALEIGPGYGQFLSKLSATFKQVTALDNSAEMLEQCRTRATSQGLKNIDFKLGDTNLAISEGLRSDCISLNMVLHHNPTPGDIIAACAQLLNAGGVLLITDLCAHDQEWVQKACGDLWLGLEPQELTRWAQSAGLVEGNSLYLAQRNGFRIQLRQFVKPLPDNH; the protein is encoded by the coding sequence ATGAACAACCTCAGCCATTTTGATAGTCAACCCAGATCCACCACCGATACCGGGGCCATTACCGCACTCTGTAAAGCGGCGGGCGATCCTTTGCGCATGCAGGTTTTAAAGGTGCTGCAGCAAAATGCCTACGGCGTATTAGAGCTATGTCAGGTGTTTGATATCCGCCAATCAGCCATGAGCCATCACCTGAAAATTCTCGCCAATGCCGGTCTGGTGGCAACCCGTCGCGAAGGCACTACGATTTTTTATCGCCGCAACGAGAGCCATCCGGATACAGATTTGCAGGCGCTGCAACATGTGCTGTTTCAGACCATTGACGACGCCGCTTTAGATCCAGCCCTGCGCACACGACTGGAATCGATTAATACAGAGCGCTCAGCGGCTTCGGTGGCGTTTTTTAATCAGAATGCGGCGCGCTTCGAAGAGAATCAGGATCTCATCGCCAGCTGGTCGGACTATGGCGAGAGTGTCGAAAGCTTTCTCGACAGCAGCATTGCCGCCCGCCATTCGGCGTTGGAAATCGGCCCCGGTTATGGTCAGTTTCTGAGCAAATTGTCGGCGACGTTTAAGCAGGTTACGGCACTGGATAACTCTGCAGAGATGCTTGAGCAGTGCCGCACCAGAGCCACCAGTCAGGGTCTGAAAAATATCGATTTTAAGCTTGGTGACACCAACTTGGCCATCAGTGAAGGGCTGCGCAGCGACTGCATATCCTTAAATATGGTGCTGCATCACAACCCCACACCGGGGGATATCATCGCAGCCTGCGCACAGCTTTTAAATGCTGGCGGCGTGCTCTTGATCACCGATCTCTGCGCCCACGACCAGGAATGGGTGCAAAAAGCCTGCGGTGATCTCTGGCTTGGCCTGGAACCTCAGGAACTAACTCGCTGGGCGCAAAGTGCCGGGCTGGTAGAGGGCAACAGTCTCTATCTGGCACAGCGCAATGGCTTTCGAATTCAACTGCGGCAGTTTGTTAAACCTCTGCCCGACAACCATTAA
- a CDS encoding 16S rRNA (uracil(1498)-N(3))-methyltransferase: MRIPRIFTDQPLSSGTNLTLTGSAARHLFSALRMSPGQEITLFNGLGGEFSATLTTTAKSQVDVSVGECREIDRESPLKLHLVIAVSRGERMDWIVQKATELGVTEITPLFSERTEVKLNGERLEKKLRHWQQVSISACEQCQRNRVPTINNALTLDQWLSQSHEDPQQLKLVLHHRSDKTLAQHQPPENICLLVGPEGGLSDSEIERAMDRGFAALTLGPRVMRTETAPLAAISIMQSLWGDMG, encoded by the coding sequence ATGCGCATTCCTCGAATATTCACTGATCAGCCTCTCAGCAGCGGCACTAACCTGACCCTTACGGGGAGCGCCGCGCGGCATCTGTTCTCGGCGCTTCGCATGTCTCCGGGTCAGGAAATCACTCTGTTTAATGGCCTTGGTGGAGAGTTTTCCGCCACATTGACCACTACAGCAAAGTCTCAAGTGGATGTCAGTGTTGGAGAATGTCGCGAGATCGATCGCGAGTCGCCACTGAAGCTGCATCTGGTGATTGCCGTGTCTCGAGGTGAGCGCATGGACTGGATTGTGCAAAAAGCCACCGAGCTCGGGGTGACGGAAATCACTCCGCTGTTTAGCGAGCGAACCGAGGTAAAGCTCAACGGCGAACGCCTGGAAAAGAAGTTGCGCCACTGGCAGCAGGTGTCGATTAGTGCCTGTGAGCAATGTCAGCGCAATAGAGTGCCAACCATTAATAACGCCCTAACCTTGGATCAATGGTTGAGCCAGAGCCATGAGGATCCACAACAGCTAAAGCTGGTACTGCATCATCGCAGTGATAAAACTCTGGCACAGCATCAACCTCCAGAGAATATCTGTTTACTGGTGGGCCCTGAGGGGGGTCTTAGCGACAGTGAAATCGAACGCGCCATGGATAGGGGGTTTGCTGCTCTGACTCTAGGTCCCAGAGTGATGCGCACCGAAACCGCACCGCTGGCGGCGATTAGTATTATGCAGTCGCTGTGGGGAGATATGGGCTGA
- a CDS encoding beta-ketoacyl synthase codes for MPNSLPVIVGFGGYSAAGRSSSHQAFRRMILETLPAEEQVNTVVSLACLMAQVTKEGETYRDQQGAELSAAEVDQQFRQQVLDGTLIRKIELFDPANIPGHKKISFTDSPDQAVQFNMLKRDLPKVPPQSWQVRDLEDGNVEVTATGSSQYLIESPYELIAKAAGQLPSGFNPSDHYNSRFHPRSLQMALLGASDAVHSIGIPWDKIAASVAPDEVGVYSSSALSQMTEEGFGGLLQARLRGGRTTAKQVPLGLNSMPADFVNAYVLGSVGHTEAITGACASFLYVLQAAVRDIRSGRRRVAILGNAEAGVTPEISEGFANMSALGSDENLCKLDGTDTPDWRRASRPFGHNCGFTLSEATQYIVLMDDALAIELGADIHGAVPEVFINADGVKKSISAPGVGNYISFSKAVAAAISIVGEDSVTKHSFVHAHGSSTPANRTTESHLIEQVAIAFDIYDWPITATKSYVGHSLSTASGDQLVSALGTFKYQTIPGIKTITEVAPDVAQERLRFPLQDLDVSGNKMDVAFINSKGFGGNNATALVLSPTKVEEMLAVRYADQFNQYLDLRKVTRAAAAEYAVQADAAQLDVIYRFGEPLIEEAGVTISTEGVHIPGFARDVTFSRENPWQDMQQSAAAVQAQLDPLCVPD; via the coding sequence ATGCCTAACTCTCTTCCAGTTATTGTCGGATTCGGCGGCTACAGCGCTGCTGGACGCAGTTCCTCTCACCAGGCTTTTCGCCGTATGATTCTCGAGACGCTGCCAGCTGAAGAGCAGGTAAATACGGTCGTTAGCCTCGCTTGTTTGATGGCCCAGGTCACCAAAGAGGGTGAAACCTATCGTGACCAGCAGGGTGCTGAATTGAGCGCCGCAGAGGTGGACCAACAATTTCGTCAGCAAGTACTCGACGGCACATTGATCCGCAAAATTGAGCTATTTGATCCGGCCAATATTCCAGGCCATAAAAAGATTTCTTTCACCGATAGTCCTGACCAGGCTGTTCAATTCAACATGCTTAAACGTGACTTGCCGAAGGTACCGCCCCAGAGCTGGCAGGTCCGCGATCTTGAAGATGGCAATGTTGAGGTGACTGCAACCGGTTCGAGTCAGTATCTAATTGAGTCTCCCTATGAGCTTATCGCCAAGGCTGCTGGACAATTGCCCAGCGGCTTTAATCCATCTGACCACTACAACAGCCGCTTCCATCCGCGCAGCTTGCAGATGGCCCTGCTCGGCGCCAGCGATGCCGTGCATTCTATAGGTATACCATGGGACAAGATTGCAGCGTCGGTAGCGCCAGACGAAGTGGGTGTTTACTCATCCAGTGCCTTGAGCCAGATGACCGAAGAGGGTTTCGGCGGTTTGCTACAGGCGCGTCTGCGCGGCGGCCGCACTACGGCTAAGCAGGTGCCTCTGGGTTTAAACTCCATGCCAGCTGACTTTGTTAATGCCTATGTTCTAGGTAGCGTGGGTCATACTGAAGCCATTACCGGTGCCTGTGCTAGCTTTCTATACGTGCTCCAGGCGGCAGTTCGAGATATTCGCAGCGGTCGCCGTCGCGTAGCCATTTTGGGCAACGCCGAAGCTGGCGTAACCCCAGAGATCTCTGAGGGCTTCGCCAACATGAGCGCCCTGGGCAGTGATGAAAATCTGTGTAAGTTAGACGGCACGGATACACCTGATTGGCGTCGTGCCAGCCGTCCTTTTGGCCACAACTGCGGCTTTACCCTGTCGGAAGCGACCCAGTATATTGTGCTTATGGATGACGCCTTGGCTATAGAGCTGGGTGCCGATATCCACGGCGCCGTACCAGAGGTGTTTATCAATGCCGATGGCGTCAAGAAGTCGATCTCAGCACCGGGAGTTGGCAACTATATCTCCTTTTCTAAAGCGGTTGCGGCGGCAATTAGTATTGTCGGAGAAGACAGTGTTACAAAGCATAGCTTTGTCCATGCTCACGGATCCAGTACGCCAGCTAATCGCACCACGGAATCCCATCTGATCGAGCAAGTTGCTATCGCTTTTGATATTTATGATTGGCCGATAACAGCGACCAAATCCTATGTCGGCCACTCCCTCTCTACAGCCAGTGGCGATCAGCTCGTCTCCGCTCTTGGAACCTTTAAGTATCAAACCATTCCCGGGATTAAAACCATTACTGAAGTGGCACCGGATGTGGCTCAGGAGCGTCTGCGCTTCCCGCTGCAAGATTTGGATGTCAGCGGCAATAAAATGGACGTAGCGTTTATTAATTCAAAAGGCTTTGGTGGTAACAATGCCACTGCCCTGGTGCTGTCGCCGACTAAAGTAGAAGAGATGCTGGCCGTGCGTTATGCGGATCAATTTAATCAGTATCTTGACCTGCGCAAGGTGACACGCGCCGCCGCAGCTGAGTATGCAGTGCAGGCTGACGCAGCCCAGCTGGATGTGATTTACCGTTTCGGCGAGCCGTTGATCGAAGAGGCCGGGGTAACCATTAGTACTGAGGGCGTGCATATTCCTGGATTTGCTCGGGATGTGACCTTTAGTCGTGAGAACCCTTGGCAAGATATGCAACAAAGCGCCGCAGCCGTTCAAGCACAGCTCGATCCACTCTGCGTGCCTGATTAA
- the ahcY gene encoding adenosylhomocysteinase has protein sequence MSDAKFSDYKIADISLADWGKKEISIAESEMPALMALREKYRTEQPLAGARILGCIHMTIQTAVLIETLESLGAEVRWTSCNIFSTQDHAAAAVAANGTPVFAWKGETEEEYEWCLEQQVLKDGVPWNANMILDDGGDLTGLLHQKYPQVLEAVHGVTEETTTGVHRLYEMLKAGELKIPAINVNDSVTKSKCDNKYGCRHSLNDAIKRATDHLLSGKKAVVVGYGDVGKGSAQSLRQEGMIVKVTEADPICAMQACLDGFEVVSTYNEGDVSKGVNADLLANTDLLVTSTGNFNVCGSDILSALKSGCVVCNIGHFDNEIDTAFMRKTWEWDEIKPQVHKVYRDRANNDHLLLLAEGRLVNLGNATGHPSRIMDGSFANQVLAQIDLYKKQFAAQDAATKAQMLRVEVLPKHLDEEVAGHMVRGFGGVITKLTQAQADYINVPVEGPFKGDSYKY, from the coding sequence ATGTCAGACGCCAAATTTAGCGATTATAAAATCGCCGATATCTCCCTCGCCGATTGGGGCAAGAAAGAGATTTCAATCGCCGAGTCCGAAATGCCCGCACTGATGGCCCTGCGCGAGAAGTACCGTACCGAGCAACCACTTGCCGGAGCGCGAATCCTCGGCTGTATTCACATGACTATTCAAACCGCTGTACTGATTGAAACTCTCGAATCACTGGGTGCTGAAGTGCGCTGGACCTCATGCAATATTTTCTCAACCCAGGATCACGCTGCCGCAGCAGTTGCCGCTAATGGCACCCCGGTATTTGCCTGGAAGGGTGAAACTGAAGAAGAGTATGAGTGGTGCCTGGAACAGCAAGTCTTAAAAGACGGTGTGCCCTGGAATGCCAATATGATTCTAGACGATGGTGGCGATCTGACTGGCCTGTTGCACCAAAAATACCCACAGGTTCTCGAAGCTGTTCACGGCGTTACCGAAGAGACCACCACCGGTGTTCACCGCCTTTATGAAATGCTTAAAGCTGGCGAGTTAAAAATTCCCGCGATCAATGTTAATGATTCAGTAACCAAGTCCAAGTGCGACAACAAGTACGGCTGTCGTCACAGTCTTAACGATGCGATCAAGCGCGCTACCGATCACCTGCTCTCAGGCAAGAAAGCGGTTGTAGTGGGTTACGGCGATGTGGGCAAAGGCTCGGCCCAGTCCCTGCGTCAAGAAGGGATGATTGTTAAGGTTACAGAAGCAGATCCAATTTGTGCCATGCAGGCCTGTCTCGATGGTTTTGAAGTGGTTTCAACTTACAACGAAGGCGATGTCAGCAAGGGGGTTAACGCTGACCTGTTGGCCAATACCGATCTGCTGGTTACCAGCACCGGTAACTTCAACGTCTGTGGATCCGACATTCTGTCTGCCCTCAAGAGCGGCTGCGTGGTCTGTAATATAGGTCACTTCGACAATGAAATTGATACCGCGTTTATGCGCAAAACCTGGGAGTGGGATGAGATCAAACCTCAGGTACACAAGGTCTACCGCGATCGTGCCAACAATGATCACCTGCTGCTGTTAGCCGAAGGCCGACTGGTCAATTTGGGTAATGCTACAGGTCACCCGAGCCGTATTATGGATGGCTCTTTTGCCAACCAGGTACTGGCCCAGATCGATCTGTACAAGAAGCAGTTTGCCGCACAGGACGCTGCCACTAAGGCTCAGATGTTGCGCGTAGAAGTACTGCCCAAGCATCTCGACGAAGAAGTTGCTGGCCATATGGTGCGCGGTTTTGGTGGTGTGATCACCAAACTAACTCAGGCTCAGGCCGACTATATTAATGTACCTGTTGAAGGTCCATTTAAAGGCGATAGCTACAAGTATTAA
- the metF gene encoding methylenetetrahydrofolate reductase [NAD(P)H], with product MSTDRADLSFEFFPPKTEQGKIKLATTRQELGKFNPEFFSVTYGAGGSTRATTADQVAAIQADGFEVAPHISFGGNSETEVLELLNSYKASGVKHLVALRGDLPSGMGGAGQLVHANQLVAFIRQHTGDHFDINVAAYPEIHPEAESYSKDVYWLGEKFKAGANRAITQYFYTADAYFKFVDECAKAGIGEPIIPGIMPLTNYANLMRFSDSCGADIPRWLRWQLKERSDNMDDLVSYGIDIVSELSQKLLDGGAPGLHIYTMNQWQVTGTLCRNLGFSDNH from the coding sequence ATGAGCACAGATAGAGCAGATCTCAGCTTTGAATTTTTCCCGCCGAAAACCGAGCAGGGGAAAATTAAGCTGGCGACAACCCGACAGGAGTTGGGTAAGTTTAATCCGGAGTTTTTCTCCGTGACCTATGGCGCTGGCGGATCTACTCGCGCCACCACTGCAGATCAGGTTGCCGCGATTCAGGCGGATGGTTTTGAGGTTGCACCGCATATCTCCTTTGGTGGCAACTCAGAAACTGAAGTCTTGGAGCTGCTCAACAGCTACAAGGCCTCTGGGGTTAAACATCTGGTTGCCCTGCGCGGCGACCTACCCTCGGGCATGGGCGGTGCTGGGCAGTTGGTTCATGCCAATCAGCTGGTGGCTTTTATTCGGCAGCACACCGGTGATCACTTCGATATTAATGTGGCTGCCTACCCTGAGATTCATCCGGAAGCCGAGAGCTACAGCAAAGATGTTTACTGGCTCGGTGAAAAGTTTAAGGCCGGCGCTAACCGCGCGATAACCCAATACTTTTATACCGCCGACGCTTACTTTAAGTTTGTCGACGAATGCGCCAAAGCGGGAATTGGCGAGCCGATTATTCCCGGTATTATGCCCCTGACCAATTACGCCAATCTGATGCGTTTCTCCGATAGCTGTGGCGCGGATATTCCCCGCTGGTTGCGCTGGCAATTGAAAGAGCGCAGCGACAATATGGATGATCTGGTTAGCTATGGCATCGACATTGTCAGTGAGCTCAGTCAAAAGCTCCTCGACGGTGGCGCTCCTGGCCTGCATATTTACACCATGAACCAATGGCAGGTTACTGGTACGCTGTGTCGCAATCTCGGCTTTTCGGATAATCACTAA
- the metK gene encoding methionine adenosyltransferase produces the protein MSNYNIFTSESVSEGHPDKMADQISDAVLDAILKDDPHSRVAVETMVKTGMTIIAGEVRTDTYVDLEQIVRDVITGIGYDSSDVGFDGNSCAVLNAIGKQSGDIAQGVDEAQDKDIGAGDQGLMFGYASNETAVLMPAPIYYAHRLVERQAQLRKNGVLPWLRPDAKSQVTLRYENGKPVAIDAVVLSTQHSPNIALPDLQEAVREEIINHVLPEEWLHAGTQYHINPTGQFIIGGPMGDCGLTGRKIIVDTYGGMAHHGGGAFSGKDPTKVDRSAAYAGRYVAKNIVAAGLADRCEIQVSYAIGVSEPTSISVNTFGTGKLSDNEIVTLIRDNFDLRPRGLIEMLDLRRPIYQQTASYGHFGRELENFTWERTDKVADLQKAL, from the coding sequence ATGTCTAATTACAATATTTTTACCTCCGAATCCGTCTCTGAAGGCCACCCAGACAAAATGGCCGATCAGATTTCTGATGCGGTTTTGGATGCCATTTTAAAGGACGATCCGCACTCCCGGGTTGCCGTAGAGACCATGGTCAAAACCGGCATGACGATTATTGCCGGAGAAGTGCGCACCGATACCTATGTAGATCTCGAGCAGATTGTTCGCGATGTGATTACCGGCATCGGCTACGACAGTTCCGATGTAGGCTTTGATGGCAATTCCTGCGCCGTGCTCAACGCCATTGGCAAGCAGTCTGGGGATATTGCCCAGGGTGTCGACGAGGCTCAGGACAAAGATATTGGCGCTGGCGATCAGGGCCTGATGTTTGGTTATGCGAGTAACGAAACTGCTGTATTGATGCCGGCACCTATCTACTATGCTCACCGTTTGGTGGAGCGCCAAGCCCAACTGCGCAAGAATGGTGTGCTGCCCTGGCTGCGTCCCGACGCCAAGAGTCAGGTAACTCTGAGATATGAGAATGGCAAGCCGGTGGCGATTGATGCCGTAGTGCTGTCGACACAGCACTCACCGAACATTGCCCTGCCTGATTTACAGGAAGCGGTGCGCGAAGAAATCATTAACCATGTGCTGCCAGAAGAGTGGCTCCACGCTGGCACTCAATATCATATTAACCCTACCGGCCAGTTTATTATTGGCGGACCTATGGGCGACTGTGGTCTCACCGGACGCAAGATTATCGTCGACACCTACGGCGGCATGGCCCACCACGGTGGCGGTGCATTCTCTGGCAAGGACCCCACCAAGGTGGATCGTTCAGCTGCTTATGCAGGGCGTTATGTGGCGAAAAATATTGTTGCTGCAGGGCTGGCTGATCGCTGTGAGATTCAGGTTTCTTACGCCATTGGTGTCTCCGAGCCCACGTCAATCAGCGTTAACACTTTTGGCACCGGCAAACTCTCCGACAATGAGATTGTCACTCTGATTCGAGACAACTTTGATCTGCGCCCCCGCGGCCTGATCGAGATGCTCGATCTGCGCCGGCCAATTTATCAACAGACAGCGTCTTACGGCCACTTTGGGCGTGAGTTGGAAAACTTTACCTGGGAAAGAACCGACAAAGTGGCGGACCTACAAAAGGCTCTCTAA